From a region of the Flavobacterium sediminilitoris genome:
- a CDS encoding S8 family serine peptidase: MIQKILKMCFFILFASFSFAQTKDDIPKIIKKYDIEKIKIRSVFFEKLEKQEKEEAIKVAKIEGWPIIVEKVDGTFEELMKLTPDGYPVYYSNTNVNAAKSTRANHLNSGGSLGLNLNGQGMVARVWDGGTVRRTHSLFENRVITVDDATGTTYSPHATHVTGTVIASDASATAKGMAFQATARTFNWTNDESEAANEALGGMLISNHSYGIPVTSSTGTVQPAWYIGAYTSGSRNWDEIAYLAPYFLPVMSAGNEGNNNDNVNPIAFGFDKLTGDKTSKNSLIVANGRDANVSVDGTLISVQINSSSSQGPTDDRRIKPDITGNGTALTSTDSSSDIATSSRTGTSMASPNVAGTLLLLQQHNRNITNNFLKAATLKGLACHTAADAGNVGPDANFGWGLLNAKKAAEVLTNNGLDSWVSEENLLQGQTFSKTVISDGVNPLIASITWTDLPGEANNGNRPDNDPTPALVNNLDIKITKDGVIYYPWKLQNNPNDLAIRSEDNDVDNVEQIKIDAPVAGEYQITITHKGNLVNNNQDFSLVITGISSNFSLISKSDDLTVCDNSDAVYLFDYKQNGTGTTMFSAVDLPNGAIATFNPASLSTNGVVTMTISGLVNVVPDEYRIGVLGDNGFETEARYKTLEIYSAVFQPIVLNSPSNSQNTLAPSLVLEWEGNNNAESYNLEVSTSSNFATLLVNEVVSVTNYLLEGLNEETTYYWRVIPSNRCGIGSNTNANVFNFKTGKLICGFSFIANDFSDAVIATVANSSASVPIEVTGGLLIGDINVDLDISHTYVQDATYYLEGPASIGSPVITLFSQPCGSGNDINCTLDDSGTDLTCNQSDPTITGIVRPYETLSELNGLSADGTWILRVEDPFNGDGGSINGVTLSFCNLEESLNIRKNILSDINIYPNPAKNSINVDLNNSLEGETNFALYDIQGRLMLKNKSSDINIILSVETLIDGVYFLTLENGDNKTTRKIIIKK, encoded by the coding sequence ATGATACAAAAAATACTTAAAATGTGTTTTTTTATTCTTTTTGCATCATTTTCTTTCGCTCAAACAAAAGATGATATTCCTAAAATTATAAAAAAATATGATATTGAAAAAATTAAAATCAGGTCTGTTTTCTTTGAAAAGTTAGAAAAGCAAGAAAAAGAAGAAGCAATTAAAGTTGCTAAAATAGAAGGATGGCCAATAATTGTTGAGAAAGTTGATGGTACTTTTGAGGAGTTAATGAAATTAACACCTGATGGATATCCGGTTTATTATTCAAACACAAATGTTAATGCAGCAAAATCTACTAGAGCGAATCATTTAAATAGTGGAGGGAGTTTGGGGTTGAATTTGAATGGACAAGGAATGGTAGCAAGAGTTTGGGATGGAGGAACTGTTAGACGGACTCATAGTTTATTTGAAAATAGAGTTATAACGGTTGATGATGCTACAGGAACAACATATAGTCCTCATGCAACACACGTAACAGGAACTGTAATTGCGTCTGATGCTTCAGCTACAGCAAAAGGAATGGCTTTTCAGGCTACAGCAAGAACATTTAATTGGACAAATGATGAGAGTGAGGCAGCAAATGAAGCATTAGGAGGAATGTTAATATCTAATCATTCATACGGAATTCCTGTAACTAGTTCTACAGGAACAGTTCAGCCAGCATGGTATATTGGAGCATATACTTCAGGATCTAGAAATTGGGATGAAATAGCTTATTTAGCACCATATTTTTTGCCAGTAATGTCTGCTGGGAATGAAGGAAATAATAATGATAATGTGAACCCGATAGCTTTTGGTTTTGATAAGTTAACAGGAGATAAAACATCTAAAAATAGTTTGATTGTTGCTAACGGTAGAGACGCTAATGTTTCAGTTGATGGAACTTTAATTAGTGTACAGATTAATTCTTCTAGTAGTCAAGGTCCTACTGATGATAGAAGAATAAAACCAGACATTACAGGTAATGGAACAGCGTTAACATCTACAGATAGTTCAAGCGATATAGCTACTTCTTCTAGAACAGGAACATCTATGGCAAGTCCTAATGTAGCAGGTACTTTGCTGTTATTACAACAACATAATAGAAATATAACGAATAATTTTTTAAAAGCAGCTACATTAAAAGGATTGGCTTGCCATACTGCTGCTGATGCTGGGAATGTGGGGCCAGATGCAAATTTTGGTTGGGGATTATTAAATGCTAAAAAAGCAGCTGAAGTATTGACGAATAATGGTTTGGATTCATGGGTTTCGGAAGAAAATTTATTGCAAGGACAAACATTTTCTAAGACAGTTATATCTGATGGTGTAAACCCTTTAATAGCTTCAATTACTTGGACTGATCTACCTGGAGAAGCAAATAATGGTAATCGTCCAGATAATGATCCTACTCCTGCATTAGTAAATAATTTAGATATTAAAATCACGAAAGATGGAGTAATATATTATCCTTGGAAACTGCAAAATAATCCAAATGATTTAGCAATTAGAAGTGAAGATAATGATGTTGATAATGTAGAACAAATTAAAATTGATGCTCCTGTTGCTGGTGAGTATCAAATAACAATAACGCATAAAGGAAATTTAGTTAATAATAACCAAGACTTTTCATTAGTTATTACAGGTATATCATCAAATTTTTCATTAATATCTAAGTCAGATGATTTAACGGTTTGTGATAATTCGGATGCTGTTTACTTGTTTGATTATAAGCAGAATGGAACAGGAACAACAATGTTTTCCGCAGTCGATTTACCAAATGGAGCAATTGCTACTTTTAATCCAGCTAGTCTTAGTACGAATGGAGTAGTTACTATGACTATATCAGGACTTGTTAATGTTGTTCCTGATGAATATAGAATAGGTGTTTTAGGAGATAACGGGTTTGAGACAGAAGCAAGGTATAAAACATTGGAGATCTACTCTGCGGTTTTTCAACCTATTGTTTTAAATTCGCCTTCAAATTCACAAAACACTCTTGCTCCTTCATTAGTATTAGAATGGGAAGGTAACAATAATGCAGAATCTTATAATTTAGAGGTTTCAACATCGTCTAATTTTGCAACATTACTTGTTAATGAAGTAGTATCTGTTACAAATTATTTGTTGGAAGGTTTAAATGAAGAAACAACCTATTATTGGAGAGTAATTCCTTCCAATAGATGTGGAATTGGTTCTAATACTAATGCAAATGTTTTTAACTTTAAAACAGGGAAATTGATATGTGGATTTTCATTTATAGCAAATGATTTTTCAGATGCAGTAATAGCTACTGTGGCAAATAGCTCTGCTTCAGTTCCAATTGAAGTTACAGGAGGATTATTGATAGGCGATATTAATGTTGATTTGGATATTTCACATACCTATGTTCAAGATGCAACTTATTATTTAGAAGGACCTGCTTCAATAGGAAGTCCGGTAATTACGTTGTTTAGTCAACCATGCGGAAGTGGCAACGATATTAATTGTACACTAGATGATTCAGGTACGGATTTAACATGTAACCAATCTGATCCAACAATAACAGGTATTGTGAGGCCTTATGAAACTTTAAGTGAATTAAATGGACTAAGTGCTGATGGTACTTGGATATTAAGAGTAGAAGATCCGTTTAATGGAGATGGAGGAAGTATTAATGGCGTAACATTGTCTTTTTGTAATTTAGAAGAATCTTTAAATATAAGAAAGAATATTTTATCAGATATTAATATATATCCTAATCCTGCAAAAAATAGTATTAATGTTGATTTGAATAATTCTTTGGAAGGAGAAACAAATTTTGCATTATATGATATCCAAGGGCGATTGATGTTGAAAAATAAATCTTCTGATATCAATATTATATTAAGTGTTGAGACATTAATAGATGGAGTTTATTTCTTAACTCTTGAGAATGGAGATAATAAAACAACAAGAAAAATTATTATAAAGAAGTAA